A single region of the Nitrosomonas sp. Is79A3 genome encodes:
- the cysK gene encoding cysteine synthase A, producing the protein MSNWFENNSLSIGRTPLVRLNRVIDGAPTLVLAKIEGRNPAYSVKCRIGAAMIDDAEHRGLLGPGKEIVEPTSGNTGIALAFVAAARGIPLTLTMPETMSVERRKLLVALGAKLELTEGARGMNGALAKAEEIVASDPGRYVLLQQFRNPANPAIHEKTTGPEIWDDTDGAIDIFVAGVGTGGTITGVSRYIKQTKGKAITSVAVEPAASAVLSQKRAGVSLAPGPHKIQGIGAGFVPDNLDLSLVDEIEQVSNEEAILYARRLAREEGILAGISCGAAVAAAVRHAKRPQNAGKTIVVILPDSAERYLSSILFEGMFDERGLTTS; encoded by the coding sequence ATGTCAAATTGGTTTGAGAATAATTCGTTGTCCATTGGCCGTACGCCGCTGGTGCGTCTTAACCGGGTGATTGATGGCGCACCGACATTGGTATTGGCAAAAATTGAAGGGCGTAATCCGGCGTATTCGGTGAAATGCCGCATTGGTGCTGCAATGATCGATGATGCTGAACACCGGGGATTACTCGGTCCTGGGAAAGAAATTGTCGAACCGACCAGCGGTAATACCGGCATTGCGCTGGCTTTTGTCGCGGCGGCGCGGGGAATCCCGCTGACCTTGACGATGCCGGAAACGATGAGTGTGGAACGGCGTAAATTACTGGTTGCATTGGGTGCCAAATTGGAATTAACCGAAGGGGCGCGAGGGATGAACGGTGCTTTGGCCAAGGCGGAAGAGATTGTTGCTTCTGATCCGGGCCGCTATGTGCTGTTGCAACAGTTCAGAAATCCGGCCAATCCGGCGATTCATGAAAAAACGACCGGCCCGGAAATATGGGATGATACTGATGGCGCCATCGATATTTTTGTAGCGGGCGTGGGAACCGGCGGTACGATTACCGGTGTTTCCCGTTATATCAAGCAAACCAAAGGCAAAGCCATCACGTCGGTGGCGGTTGAACCCGCGGCGAGCGCGGTATTGTCGCAAAAGCGCGCCGGTGTATCACTGGCACCTGGGCCGCATAAAATTCAGGGAATCGGCGCAGGCTTTGTGCCCGATAACCTGGATCTGTCACTGGTCGATGAAATCGAGCAAGTCAGTAATGAAGAAGCGATACTCTATGCACGGCGCTTGGCACGGGAAGAAGGCATTCTGGCCGGTATTTCCTGCGGTGCGGCCGTAGCGGCTGCGGTACGCCATGCCAAACGCCCGCAGAATGCCGGAAAAACCATCGTGGTGATTTTGCCGGATTCCGCCGAACGTTATCTGAGCAGTATTCTTTTTGAGGGCATGTTTGATGAGCGGGGTTTGACGACATCGTGA
- a CDS encoding M90 family metallopeptidase, which translates to MSWSLKNWHRNHILQQEGISDSIWQKMIHLRCLKGLSPEELSRLRDCVTLFLHDKQIYGAHELEITDEMRVTIALQACILILNLDLDYYQNWNQIIVYPGEFILDYDYADEFGVVHHVHRVASGEAWSAGPVILSWQDAADTNTHPGHNVVIHEFAHKIDMLYEGANGCPELHANMSAYTWHEVFSSAYAKFCHQVDKRHETIIDPYAAESPAEFFAVLSEVFFELPLITQQYFPSVYEQLALFYRQDPAQRWR; encoded by the coding sequence ATGTCATGGAGTCTAAAGAATTGGCACCGGAATCACATTCTTCAGCAAGAAGGTATATCCGATTCCATCTGGCAGAAGATGATTCATCTGCGTTGTTTAAAAGGGCTTAGTCCTGAGGAACTCTCGCGCTTGCGTGATTGCGTGACATTGTTTCTGCACGACAAACAAATTTACGGCGCGCACGAGCTGGAAATCACCGATGAGATGCGTGTGACGATTGCGCTGCAGGCTTGCATTCTAATTCTGAATCTTGATCTGGACTATTATCAGAACTGGAACCAGATTATTGTGTACCCCGGTGAATTTATTCTGGATTACGATTATGCGGATGAATTTGGCGTTGTGCATCATGTGCATCGCGTCGCATCGGGCGAAGCCTGGTCTGCCGGGCCGGTGATTCTTTCCTGGCAGGATGCAGCAGATACCAACACTCATCCCGGGCATAATGTAGTCATCCATGAATTTGCGCACAAGATTGACATGCTATACGAAGGCGCCAATGGCTGTCCGGAGTTACACGCCAACATGAGCGCGTATACCTGGCATGAAGTATTCAGCAGCGCCTATGCCAAATTCTGCCATCAGGTCGATAAGCGACATGAAACCATCATTGATCCGTACGCGGCGGAGAGTCCGGCAGAGTTTTTCGCGGTATTGAGTGAAGTATTTTTTGAACTGCCGCTCATCACCCAGCAATACTTTCCCTCGGTTTATGAACAGTTGGCGCTGTTTTACCGCCAGGATCCGGCGCAGCGCTGGCGTTGA
- a CDS encoding peroxiredoxin, producing MSLRINDIAPNFTAKTTLGTIDFHQWIGDSWAILFSHPKDFTPVCTTELGYMAGLEKEFAQRNCKVIGLSIDPIDNHEQWAKDIEETQGHAVKFPIIGDTDLAVAKLYNMLPADESGTSEGRTAATNATVRSVFIIGPDKKIKLMMTYPMTTGRNFNEILRVLDSMQLTAQYKVATPVNWKKGEDVIIVPSVSNEEAEKLFPQGFKTIKPYLRTTKQPG from the coding sequence ATGTCGTTACGCATCAACGATATCGCCCCGAACTTCACTGCGAAAACTACTCTGGGAACTATCGATTTTCATCAATGGATCGGCGATAGCTGGGCTATCCTGTTTTCTCATCCCAAAGATTTTACGCCAGTATGTACCACCGAATTGGGCTATATGGCCGGTCTGGAAAAAGAATTTGCACAACGCAACTGCAAGGTAATCGGTTTAAGTATCGATCCAATTGATAACCATGAGCAATGGGCTAAAGACATTGAAGAAACACAAGGTCACGCGGTTAAATTCCCGATCATCGGCGATACCGATTTGGCTGTCGCCAAGTTGTATAACATGCTGCCTGCTGATGAATCAGGCACATCGGAAGGGCGCACAGCCGCAACCAATGCGACCGTTCGTTCTGTATTTATCATTGGGCCGGATAAAAAAATCAAATTAATGATGACCTACCCGATGACCACAGGCCGCAATTTTAATGAAATTCTGCGCGTGCTCGATTCGATGCAGTTGACCGCGCAATATAAAGTGGCTACACCGGTCAATTGGAAAAAAGGGGAAGATGTGATCATTGTGCCCAGTGTGTCCAATGAAGAAGCAGAAAAACTCTTTCCACAAGGGTTTAAAACCATCAAGCCTTACTTGCGCACGACAAAACAACCCGGTTAA
- a CDS encoding DUF2165 domain-containing protein, with product MYTRLSKTVMVLAFALYASLVAFGNLTDYNSNFSLVTHVLTMDTTLPDNQGMWRAIHSPFIHHTVYSFIIGIEVVIAGLCWLGSLRLYQNLKDPPSFNQAKGLAILGLTLGFILWFTGFMTIGGEWFLMWQSETANGQQAAFRLVMIIGITLIYLTQTDEAGHP from the coding sequence ATGTATACGAGATTATCAAAAACTGTGATGGTCTTGGCTTTTGCACTGTATGCCTCGCTGGTCGCTTTCGGCAATTTGACTGATTACAACTCAAATTTTTCCCTCGTGACTCACGTTCTTACGATGGATACAACCCTTCCTGATAACCAGGGAATGTGGCGGGCTATTCATTCTCCCTTCATTCATCATACGGTTTATAGTTTCATCATTGGGATAGAAGTCGTGATTGCAGGACTTTGCTGGCTGGGCAGTTTGCGTTTATATCAGAACCTTAAAGACCCTCCATCCTTTAATCAGGCAAAAGGTTTGGCAATCCTGGGATTAACACTTGGTTTTATCCTGTGGTTTACAGGATTCATGACGATTGGCGGAGAATGGTTTTTGATGTGGCAATCAGAAACTGCCAATGGACAACAAGCTGCGTTTCGTTTAGTTATGATAATTGGCATCACCCTCATCTATTTGACTCAAACAGATGAAGCGGGACATCCATAA
- the epsC gene encoding serine O-acetyltransferase EpsC, which translates to MASLESRNRRHNKPPKLPSRKILMGVAEGLSAALFPNRLGSSEFADEGIDYYVGHTLNMTLRELMVQIQHELHYNSGLEVLSNEDREQSVAITQAFAKRLPEVRSLLESDIIAAYEGDPAARNVDEVLVCYPGIMAITHYRLAHVLHGLGAPLIARMFSEIAHSVTGIEIHPGAQIGGRFFIDHGTGVVIGETAIIGQNVRLYQAVTLGAKRFPVDENGALVKGNLRHPIVEDDVVIYAGATILGRITIGRGSTIGGNVWLTRSVPPGSNISQAQMRQEVFEGGAGI; encoded by the coding sequence ATGGCTTCACTGGAGAGCCGTAACCGGCGGCACAACAAGCCACCGAAGTTACCGTCGCGCAAAATTCTGATGGGTGTCGCTGAGGGTTTGAGCGCGGCTTTGTTTCCTAACCGTCTGGGTTCGTCGGAATTTGCGGATGAAGGCATTGATTATTATGTTGGGCATACGCTGAACATGACATTGCGCGAATTAATGGTGCAGATCCAGCATGAATTGCACTATAACTCTGGCCTGGAAGTTCTTAGTAATGAAGATCGTGAGCAATCAGTAGCTATTACGCAGGCATTTGCCAAACGGCTGCCGGAAGTCCGGAGTCTGCTGGAAAGCGATATTATTGCAGCTTATGAAGGTGATCCGGCTGCGCGTAATGTGGATGAGGTGCTGGTTTGTTATCCTGGAATAATGGCTATAACGCATTACCGGCTGGCGCATGTTTTGCATGGTCTGGGCGCGCCGCTGATTGCACGCATGTTTTCAGAAATTGCGCATTCAGTAACCGGTATAGAGATACATCCGGGTGCGCAGATTGGCGGCAGGTTTTTTATTGATCATGGTACCGGTGTGGTGATTGGTGAAACCGCGATTATTGGCCAAAATGTGCGCCTGTATCAGGCTGTCACCCTGGGGGCCAAACGTTTTCCGGTAGATGAGAATGGCGCTTTGGTGAAGGGAAATTTGCGCCATCCCATTGTGGAAGATGACGTGGTGATCTATGCCGGTGCAACAATATTGGGACGCATTACCATAGGTCGAGGCTCAACGATCGGCGGTAATGTGTGGTTGACGCGCAGTGTGCCACCGGGCAGTAATATTTCACAAGCCCAGATGCGTCAAGAAGTATTCGAAGGCGGTGCTGGGATTTAA
- a CDS encoding heme-binding protein, translating into MTMNKIILTLDDAKKIAAGAEAEAKRNEWPVVIVIVDDGGHLLYLQRLDHTQFGSINVAIEKARAAIAFRRPTKIWEENIAEGRLRYLNLPGTLPIEGGLPVTVNNQFVGAIGVSGVRSFEDAQIAQAGIDALVS; encoded by the coding sequence ATGACTATGAACAAGATAATTCTTACGCTGGACGACGCCAAGAAAATAGCTGCGGGTGCAGAAGCGGAAGCCAAGCGGAATGAATGGCCAGTTGTCATTGTTATCGTAGATGACGGCGGTCATTTGCTTTATCTGCAACGCCTTGATCATACCCAATTCGGCAGTATTAATGTGGCCATTGAAAAAGCGCGCGCCGCCATTGCATTTCGCCGTCCAACTAAAATCTGGGAAGAGAATATTGCGGAGGGACGCCTGAGGTATCTAAATTTACCCGGCACATTGCCCATTGAAGGCGGACTGCCGGTCACTGTCAACAATCAATTTGTCGGCGCGATCGGTGTCAGTGGCGTGCGATCATTCGAGGATGCGCAAATTGCCCAGGCCGGAATAGATGCTTTGGTATCATGA
- a CDS encoding FxDxF family PEP-CTERM protein has protein sequence MPVGAYAAPIDLSSWTPLTLNYPGGQGAGSWVLEPGNTAVKQVINADPSFFLNNQNTASYSVDGSWEVTTTSDDDYMGFVFGYQNSSNFYLFDWKQGTQGYVGQTATEGMTIKEFHGATGDGLVDLSLEEFWENGANFGDMEILATNHTGNGWNDNVLYNFHLDFNLNPGEIHIVVTQGVTELWNVTVNDSTFSAGQFGFYNNSQEAVRYAGFEITPVPEPETYAMLLAGLGLLGFMAQRRKVMVK, from the coding sequence ATGCCGGTAGGCGCTTACGCAGCACCAATCGATCTATCAAGCTGGACGCCGCTGACGCTTAATTATCCGGGAGGGCAAGGAGCCGGCAGCTGGGTATTGGAACCAGGAAATACTGCTGTCAAACAGGTAATTAACGCCGATCCTTCTTTTTTTCTGAATAACCAGAACACTGCGAGTTATTCGGTAGACGGCTCATGGGAAGTTACAACGACGAGCGATGATGATTACATGGGTTTCGTGTTTGGCTACCAGAATTCGAGTAATTTTTATTTGTTTGATTGGAAGCAGGGAACTCAGGGCTACGTTGGCCAAACCGCTACGGAAGGAATGACTATTAAGGAATTTCACGGCGCGACTGGCGATGGCCTTGTGGATTTATCCTTAGAAGAATTCTGGGAAAATGGAGCTAATTTTGGTGACATGGAAATTCTTGCCACGAATCATACCGGCAATGGCTGGAATGACAATGTCCTGTATAACTTTCACCTCGATTTTAATTTGAACCCTGGAGAGATTCATATCGTTGTTACACAAGGCGTAACTGAGTTGTGGAATGTTACCGTTAACGACTCAACATTTTCTGCAGGGCAGTTCGGGTTCTACAACAATTCACAGGAAGCCGTAAGATACGCGGGGTTCGAAATAACACCCGTTCCAGAACCTGAAACCTACGCTATGCTGCTGGCTGGGTTAGGCTTATTGGGATTTATGGCACAACGCAGGAAGGTGATGGTCAAATAA